Part of the Erwinia amylovora genome is shown below.
AGATCTTCGCCAACTTTATGTCCGGCTTGATCATCCTGTTTGAAAAGCCGATCCGCATCGGCGATACCGTGACCATCCGCGATCTGACCGGTAGCATCACGCGGATTAATACCCGTGCCACCACCATCACGGACTGGGATCGCAAAGAGATCATCGTGCCGAATAAGGCATTTATCACCGAGCAGTTTATTAACTGGTCGCTGTCGGATTCCGTCACCCGCGTGGTACTGAGCATTCCGGCTCCGGCGGAAGCTAACAGCGAAGAAGTGACCAACGTGCTGTTAACAGCCGCACAGCGCTGTAGCTACGTGCTGGAAACCCCACAGCCGGAAGCCTTCCTGGTGGATTTACAACAGGGGATCCAGTTATTTGAATTGCGTATTCACGCCGCCGAGATGGGGCACCGTATGCCGCTGCGCCATGAGCTGCATCAGCTGATCCTGCGGGGTTTCCAGGAACACGGTCTGGAGATGCCGTTCCCACCATTCCAGGTGCGTATGGAAACCTTCGGGCGTAAAGTCCCCGCCAGCAAAGGTGTACCGACGGCGCGTAGCTTCAAATCTGGCGGGGTTTAGCACGAACGGCAACGACTTGTGCCGCCCCGCCCATGACAAACGCACTGCGTGCACCTTGGCGCGGGCGTTCTGTCTCTGTCGCACTAAGCGCCTGCTTAACAGCGATCTACCGTAAAGGCGATAACGTCACTGAGTCGTTCCGCCTTTAGCGCCAGCATCACCAGACGGTCGACGCCTAACGCCACGCCGGAACTCTGCGGCATCCCCTCTGCAAGCGCATCCAGCAGATAAGTATCAATCGGCTGTTGCGGCAACCCGGCTACGGCGCGCTTGTGGTTATCCTGTTCAAAACGCTGGCGTTGTTCGCGGCTATCGGTCAGTTCGCGGAAACCATTCGCCAGCTCAATTCCCTTGAAATAGACCTCGAAACGCTCGGCCACGCGATGGTCTTCCGGGCTGATTTCGGCCAGCGCGGCCTGGGACGCCGGGAAGTGATAGACAAACGCCGGTTTCTCTTTGCCGATTTCCGGCTCCACGCCAAGCACAAACAGCAGCTGCAACAGGGTATCGCGGTCTTCTTCACGGTTGGCGAGGTCAGCGGCACCGAGTTTCTCTGCCACTTCACGCAGCTGCGCTTTATCTGCCGACAGAGGGTCAATCTCCAGATGACGCTGAAACGCCTGCTGGTACGAAAGGGTTTCTGCCGGCGCGCACTCAAGCACCTGCTGCAACAGGTCATCGACCTCATTCATCAGCCGGTACATGTCGTAATGCGGGCGATACCACTCCAGCATAGTGAATTCCGGGTTATGATAACGCCCCATCTCTTCGTTACGGAAGCTGCGACACAGCTGATAAATCGGGCCGCTACCCGCTGCCAGCAGGCGTTTCATGTGGTATTCCGGGCTGGTCATCAGATAAAGATCGACGCCCGCTGCCGCCCCCGGGCCAACGAAGCGCGTCTGAAACGGGAACAGGTGTACATCGGTTACCGTTGCCTGGCTCATCGCCGGGGTTTCCACTTCCAGTACGCCACGATCGGCAAAGAAACGCCGGATTTCAGCCAAAATCGTCGCTCGCTTTAATAAATTGGCGATCGATGCACTCGGCTGCCAGCTGGCCGTATCGCTCATATTATCTACTCCAAAGTCAGTCAGGGGGAAAAAGTCTACCTGCCTGCGTAGTAACACACAATTCTGCGCAAAATAATACCCTATGATGACGCAGACAAATCGTACCAGCGCCTCTCCCGCGACA
Proteins encoded:
- the epmA gene encoding elongation factor P--(R)-beta-lysine ligase, giving the protein MSDTASWQPSASIANLLKRATILAEIRRFFADRGVLEVETPAMSQATVTDVHLFPFQTRFVGPGAAAGVDLYLMTSPEYHMKRLLAAGSGPIYQLCRSFRNEEMGRYHNPEFTMLEWYRPHYDMYRLMNEVDDLLQQVLECAPAETLSYQQAFQRHLEIDPLSADKAQLREVAEKLGAADLANREEDRDTLLQLLFVLGVEPEIGKEKPAFVYHFPASQAALAEISPEDHRVAERFEVYFKGIELANGFRELTDSREQRQRFEQDNHKRAVAGLPQQPIDTYLLDALAEGMPQSSGVALGVDRLVMLALKAERLSDVIAFTVDRC